From the genome of Halorussus caseinilyticus, one region includes:
- a CDS encoding winged helix-turn-helix domain-containing protein, which produces MVRDPLGTEDSPELQSVLDALDDPDCRRIVRQLDEPMTASEISTQCDIPTSTTYRKLERLTDASILTEKTAIRTDGHHTSEYTLAFEEVKVFLDEKRQFEVTISRPTQSAEEQLAGLWAEVRKET; this is translated from the coding sequence ATGGTCCGCGACCCGCTCGGGACCGAGGACTCACCCGAACTCCAGTCCGTCCTCGACGCCTTGGACGACCCCGATTGCAGGCGAATCGTCCGCCAACTCGACGAACCCATGACAGCGAGTGAAATTTCCACCCAGTGTGACATCCCGACATCGACTACGTATCGGAAGCTAGAGCGACTCACCGACGCCTCGATTCTGACCGAGAAGACCGCCATCCGGACCGACGGCCACCACACCTCGGAGTACACCCTCGCGTTCGAGGAGGTCAAGGTGTTCTTGGACGAGAAGCGCCAGTTCGAGGTGACGATTTCCCGGCCCACCCAGTCTGCCGAAGAACAACTCGCGGGTCTCTGGGCCGAGGTCCGCAAGGAGACCTGA
- a CDS encoding DUF7521 family protein, translated as MVHVTSTVVALKTITLVLGGLITYFAFKAYRRTDAAALRALALGFGTVTLGSLLAGVVDRLLDTAGTSALVVESALTAVGFAIILYSLYAE; from the coding sequence ATGGTTCACGTCACCTCTACCGTCGTCGCGCTCAAGACGATAACGCTGGTACTGGGCGGTCTCATCACCTACTTCGCGTTCAAGGCGTACCGCCGGACCGACGCCGCCGCGCTCAGGGCGCTGGCGCTCGGGTTCGGCACCGTCACGCTCGGGTCGCTTCTCGCGGGCGTCGTGGACCGCCTGCTCGACACCGCCGGAACGTCGGCGCTCGTCGTGGAGAGCGCGCTGACCGCGGTCGGGTTCGCAATCATCCTCTACTCGCTGTACGCCGAGTAA
- a CDS encoding creatininase family protein — MTEPTSSESADASVELAERTWPEVEAALEGGTRTAVVAVGSVEQHGPHLPLVMDTLAGDELAGRIAEKLGDALAAPTIRPGCSGHHMEFPGTVTVPPETLMDLIRSYCRSLAGHGFEHLVLVPTHGGNFAPVNTVAPEIARELDANVIALADLDELMALQNEGLRDAGVEYEQSVVHAGAVETAIVLAVAEGLVRTDELEAGHEGEISTSRLLGEGFEAITENGVLGDPREATAEAGEAILERIADAYVERIETEREAV; from the coding sequence ATGACCGAACCGACGAGTTCGGAAAGCGCAGACGCATCGGTCGAGTTGGCCGAACGGACGTGGCCGGAGGTCGAGGCGGCCCTCGAAGGCGGAACCCGAACCGCAGTCGTCGCGGTCGGGTCCGTCGAGCAACACGGGCCGCATCTTCCCCTCGTCATGGACACGTTGGCTGGCGACGAACTCGCCGGACGCATCGCCGAGAAGCTCGGTGACGCGCTGGCCGCGCCGACGATTCGGCCGGGGTGTTCGGGCCACCACATGGAGTTTCCCGGCACGGTCACGGTTCCGCCCGAGACGCTGATGGACCTGATTCGGTCCTACTGCCGGTCGCTCGCGGGCCACGGCTTCGAACACCTCGTCCTCGTGCCGACCCACGGCGGGAACTTCGCGCCGGTCAACACCGTCGCGCCCGAAATCGCCCGCGAACTCGACGCGAACGTGATTGCGCTGGCGGACCTCGACGAACTCATGGCGTTACAGAACGAGGGGCTTCGGGACGCTGGCGTCGAGTACGAACAGTCGGTGGTCCACGCGGGGGCCGTCGAAACTGCCATCGTGCTGGCAGTCGCGGAGGGACTCGTCCGGACCGACGAACTCGAAGCGGGTCACGAAGGCGAGATTTCGACTTCGAGACTGCTCGGCGAGGGCTTCGAGGCCATCACGGAGAACGGAGTTCTCGGCGACCCGCGGGAGGCGACGGCCGAGGCGGGAGAGGCGATTCTGGAGCGGATAGCCGACGCGTACGTCGAGCGAATAGAGACCGAGCGCGAAGCAGTCTGA
- a CDS encoding DoxX family protein, translating into MATDTSKFRTEANVFESDVAGVTVRGKAHSLSAWFVVALRLMMGYAFLHAGWTKITAAEPFDAAGYLTNVTAASPLSGLFHWMGQTGWFVEFVNLAVPWGEFLIGMGLLVGALTRLAAFFGAFMMLLFYFGNWEVSHGLVNGDLAYMMVFLAVAAFGAGRLLGLDALVEKYETGGEMLVERYPKLRYVLG; encoded by the coding sequence ATGGCCACCGACACGTCCAAGTTCAGAACCGAGGCGAACGTCTTCGAGAGTGATGTCGCTGGCGTCACCGTCCGAGGGAAGGCTCACAGCCTGAGCGCGTGGTTCGTCGTCGCGCTGAGACTCATGATGGGCTACGCCTTTCTCCACGCCGGATGGACCAAGATTACCGCCGCAGAGCCGTTCGACGCCGCGGGCTACCTGACCAACGTCACGGCCGCTAGCCCGCTCTCGGGCCTGTTCCACTGGATGGGCCAGACCGGGTGGTTCGTGGAGTTCGTCAACCTTGCGGTCCCGTGGGGAGAGTTCCTCATCGGGATGGGCCTGCTGGTTGGCGCGCTGACCCGCCTCGCGGCGTTCTTCGGCGCGTTCATGATGCTGCTGTTCTACTTCGGCAACTGGGAGGTCTCCCACGGACTCGTCAACGGCGACCTCGCGTACATGATGGTGTTCCTCGCAGTCGCCGCGTTCGGCGCGGGCCGACTCCTCGGACTCGACGCTCTCGTGGAGAAGTACGAGACGGGCGGCGAGATGTTGGTCGAACGCTACCCGAAACTCCGGTACGTCCTCGGGTGA
- a CDS encoding universal stress protein encodes MTIVVPFDGSELSEAALVRATALGEAFEENVLALTIVPDGDAEYARERDWLGPGEEFDLQTVVGRLHERVTDVAPHADFRHETVGRYASAGTIASELRRAAKATDASLVAIGSDNAGHMVTSIHSVGSTVASDEAFDVLIVRRPVPTEADADSMTGW; translated from the coding sequence ATGACAATCGTAGTTCCGTTCGACGGCTCCGAACTCTCGGAGGCCGCTCTCGTGCGCGCGACCGCGCTCGGCGAGGCCTTCGAGGAGAACGTTCTCGCACTCACCATCGTCCCGGATGGAGACGCCGAGTACGCCCGCGAACGCGACTGGCTCGGGCCGGGCGAAGAGTTCGACTTGCAGACGGTCGTCGGCCGACTCCACGAGCGAGTGACCGACGTAGCGCCCCACGCCGACTTCCGCCACGAGACGGTCGGCCGGTACGCCTCGGCGGGCACCATCGCCAGCGAGTTGCGCCGCGCCGCGAAAGCCACCGACGCCTCGCTGGTCGCCATCGGGAGCGACAACGCCGGGCACATGGTCACGTCGATACACAGCGTCGGCAGTACGGTCGCCTCGGACGAGGCCTTCGACGTTCTCATCGTCCGCCGCCCGGTCCCGACGGAGGCGGACGCCGACAGCATGACCGGGTGGTGA
- a CDS encoding universal stress protein has translation MYDTVLLPTDGSQAMETVVEHARDVAGRRGADVHVLYVVDDRAFLTLDDDRVPEVTDRLREEGERATDETATAFDDENVSVTTEIRQGNPSDEILAVADERDADLVVMGTHGADPTRNMLGSVSQKVVTLSTVPVLTVDITDADDDGTSPVVEAALDANSEN, from the coding sequence ATGTACGACACGGTGTTGCTTCCGACCGACGGAAGCCAAGCTATGGAGACTGTGGTCGAACACGCCCGAGACGTGGCCGGTCGGCGCGGGGCCGACGTTCACGTTCTCTACGTCGTGGACGACCGAGCGTTCCTGACGCTCGACGACGACCGCGTTCCCGAAGTGACGGACCGCCTCCGCGAGGAAGGCGAGCGCGCGACCGACGAGACTGCGACCGCCTTCGACGACGAGAACGTCTCGGTGACGACCGAGATTCGGCAGGGTAACCCGTCCGACGAGATTCTGGCCGTCGCCGACGAACGAGACGCCGACCTCGTGGTCATGGGCACCCACGGTGCCGACCCGACCCGAAACATGCTCGGGAGCGTCTCCCAAAAAGTCGTCACGCTCTCGACGGTACCCGTGCTGACCGTCGATATTACGGACGCCGACGACGACGGTACCTCGCCGGTCGTCGAGGCCGCCTTAGACGCCAACTCCGAGAACTGA
- a CDS encoding DUF7511 domain-containing protein, with protein sequence MTNTAPTNADDETPPTDDAPADGPDELTAVVVERDSESDQCTLYPTGASDEALVTEWITAEEGSFVSLEEMR encoded by the coding sequence ATGACGAACACTGCCCCGACGAACGCCGACGACGAAACGCCGCCGACCGACGACGCACCCGCCGACGGACCCGACGAACTGACCGCAGTCGTGGTAGAACGCGACTCCGAGTCGGACCAGTGTACCCTCTATCCGACGGGCGCGTCGGACGAAGCACTCGTAACCGAGTGGATTACCGCCGAAGAAGGGTCGTTCGTCTCCCTCGAAGAGATGCGCTGA
- a CDS encoding DUF2249 domain-containing protein, whose translation MQTDFAERAVERTDAPPDQSREVLDVRELGPPEPLTRTLETLAALPDGTVLVQANDRAPQHLYPKLADRGYEFETVTDESVTLTAIWSEK comes from the coding sequence ATGCAGACGGACTTCGCCGAGCGAGCGGTCGAACGCACCGACGCCCCGCCGGACCAGTCGCGCGAGGTTCTCGACGTTCGGGAACTCGGACCGCCCGAACCGTTGACTCGGACGCTCGAAACGCTGGCGGCCCTCCCCGACGGGACGGTCCTCGTGCAGGCCAACGACCGGGCACCGCAACACCTCTACCCGAAACTCGCCGATAGAGGTTACGAGTTCGAGACCGTCACCGACGAGAGCGTCACGCTGACGGCGATTTGGTCCGAGAAGTAA
- a CDS encoding helix-turn-helix domain-containing protein produces MPTAKLHITLPDDVWISEVSSEFPDAEFRVLAAFPAEETGVGLLEITSPDLPTVVGAMDDREDIVRLDLQQASEESALVEFETDSPLLLFSVQESGLPLELPFAIEDGVAEVEITASRDRLSAFTAQLEAFGMSFEVEYVREMRNSESLLTDRQRELLNAAVEEGYYDTPRECSLTELAEQADVAKSTASETLHRVEEKIVKEYCSG; encoded by the coding sequence ATGCCAACCGCGAAACTACACATCACGCTCCCCGACGACGTGTGGATTTCCGAGGTGTCCTCGGAGTTTCCGGACGCCGAGTTCCGGGTGCTGGCGGCGTTTCCGGCCGAGGAGACCGGCGTCGGACTGCTCGAAATCACCTCACCGGACCTGCCGACCGTGGTCGGCGCAATGGACGACCGAGAGGACATCGTGCGCCTCGACCTCCAGCAAGCCTCCGAGGAGTCGGCCCTCGTGGAGTTCGAGACGGACTCGCCGCTGTTGTTGTTCTCGGTACAGGAGTCGGGCCTCCCGCTCGAACTCCCGTTCGCCATCGAGGACGGCGTGGCCGAGGTCGAAATCACCGCCTCGCGCGACCGACTCTCGGCGTTCACCGCGCAACTGGAGGCGTTCGGGATGTCCTTCGAGGTGGAGTACGTCCGCGAGATGCGCAACTCCGAGAGTCTGCTGACCGACCGCCAGCGGGAACTGCTCAACGCCGCCGTCGAGGAAGGCTACTACGACACCCCGCGAGAGTGTTCGCTGACCGAGTTGGCCGAGCAAGCGGACGTGGCGAAATCGACCGCGAGCGAGACGCTTCACCGCGTGGAGGAGAAAATCGTCAAGGAGTACTGCTCGGGATGA
- a CDS encoding halocyanin domain-containing protein: MNRDTLDRRTMLKTMAVGAASAALAGCSSSGGDDEDGGDSDTSGDSGGDSGSNSVSFDGWFDGVSNYDGVVDETGESEVTVKVGTKGNGGNFAFGPAAVKVSKGTKVVWEWTGKGSFHNVVADGGDFESEQKSGEGYTFSHEFDGTGKYKYYCTPHKAMGMKGAIVVE, from the coding sequence ATGAATCGAGATACCCTCGACCGACGAACGATGTTGAAGACGATGGCCGTCGGTGCGGCGAGCGCGGCACTCGCCGGTTGTTCCAGCAGTGGCGGCGACGACGAAGACGGCGGCGACTCGGATACCAGCGGTGACTCGGGCGGCGACTCCGGAAGCAACTCGGTGAGTTTCGACGGGTGGTTCGACGGCGTGTCGAACTACGACGGCGTGGTAGACGAAACCGGCGAGTCCGAGGTAACGGTGAAAGTCGGCACGAAGGGCAACGGCGGCAACTTCGCGTTCGGTCCCGCGGCGGTCAAAGTCTCGAAGGGGACGAAAGTCGTCTGGGAGTGGACCGGGAAGGGAAGCTTCCACAACGTCGTCGCCGACGGCGGCGACTTCGAGAGCGAGCAAAAGAGTGGGGAAGGCTACACCTTCTCGCACGAGTTCGACGGCACTGGAAAGTACAAGTACTACTGCACGCCCCACAAGGCGATGGGGATGAAGGGCGCAATCGTCGTCGAATAA
- a CDS encoding metal-dependent hydrolase produces MVDVVGHLGMALLWLAPAWLVIEHRKTATTFVAAGFWFGMLPDVDLVLKGILPTVKHHGIFHTLLAVTVMAAVIGPLVGLVLKKTLGGSEWFSEAAERSALAFGFVMVFVAGTAHVFADMLSAPDIAEAVEPFWPIYQQSLGIDVVWYNNPWFNWGLLVAGIAVNVGLYYWQKPSTGSGVSTTS; encoded by the coding sequence ATGGTCGACGTAGTCGGACACCTCGGGATGGCACTCCTCTGGCTCGCACCGGCATGGCTCGTCATCGAACACCGGAAGACCGCCACGACGTTCGTCGCCGCGGGCTTCTGGTTCGGGATGTTACCCGACGTTGACCTCGTGCTGAAGGGCATCTTACCGACGGTCAAACACCACGGCATCTTCCATACCCTGCTGGCGGTCACCGTGATGGCGGCCGTCATCGGTCCGCTGGTCGGGTTGGTGCTGAAGAAGACGCTGGGCGGCTCGGAGTGGTTCTCGGAGGCCGCCGAACGAAGCGCGCTCGCGTTCGGGTTCGTGATGGTGTTCGTCGCCGGGACTGCCCACGTCTTCGCCGACATGCTCTCGGCCCCGGACATCGCGGAGGCGGTCGAACCGTTCTGGCCGATTTACCAGCAGTCGCTCGGCATCGACGTAGTGTGGTATAACAATCCGTGGTTCAACTGGGGCCTGCTCGTCGCGGGTATCGCGGTCAACGTCGGTCTCTACTACTGGCAGAAGCCGAGTACCGGGAGCGGCGTCTCGACGACATCGTAG
- a CDS encoding DUF5787 family protein codes for MREYPFELALCAHLEAHEEAVVARQLGGGVRAPANRVLDVVAVEPGPAFEARANLTPETIPDAAIESDVGVGRARDPAAAIDARPDRARRIAERAVEVGFFERAVGGGVRRVARYPDDWFGRLVAIENKPDLGDPGELRAQLRKDASLALADEVVLATESYVTGAHLNRIPEEVGVWRFDHESGDREVVREPTPLDADDWGLELLEEHPIRTDVAAVPPEAKARQRRRVAERAYGKGWRPEAFPACAETENATREGSAGLPFCNWKGRVVNPAHCGPDCPGHDPADPPEVDTDAARDGRTPWVADAERKARRQSGLDRFG; via the coding sequence GTGCGCGAGTACCCCTTCGAGTTGGCGCTGTGCGCGCACCTCGAAGCCCACGAGGAGGCCGTCGTCGCCCGGCAACTCGGCGGCGGCGTCCGCGCGCCCGCCAACCGCGTCCTCGACGTGGTGGCGGTCGAACCCGGCCCGGCGTTCGAGGCGCGAGCGAACCTGACGCCCGAGACGATTCCCGACGCCGCCATCGAGAGCGACGTGGGCGTCGGGCGGGCGCGCGACCCCGCGGCGGCCATCGACGCCCGACCCGACCGCGCCCGCCGAATCGCCGAGCGAGCGGTCGAAGTCGGCTTCTTCGAGCGAGCGGTCGGCGGCGGGGTCCGACGGGTCGCGCGCTACCCCGACGACTGGTTCGGCCGACTCGTCGCAATCGAGAACAAACCCGACCTCGGCGACCCCGGAGAGTTGCGGGCGCAACTCCGGAAGGACGCGAGTCTCGCGCTGGCCGACGAAGTTGTCCTCGCCACCGAGAGCTACGTCACCGGCGCGCACCTCAACCGCATCCCCGAGGAAGTCGGCGTCTGGCGCTTCGACCACGAGTCCGGCGACCGGGAAGTCGTCCGCGAACCGACCCCGCTCGACGCCGACGACTGGGGCCTCGAACTCCTCGAAGAACACCCCATCAGGACCGACGTGGCCGCGGTTCCACCGGAAGCGAAGGCCCGCCAGCGCAGGCGGGTGGCCGAACGCGCCTACGGCAAAGGCTGGCGACCCGAGGCGTTCCCGGCCTGCGCCGAGACCGAGAACGCGACCCGCGAGGGGAGCGCGGGCCTGCCGTTCTGCAACTGGAAGGGGCGGGTCGTCAACCCGGCCCACTGCGGCCCGGACTGTCCGGGCCACGACCCCGCGGACCCGCCGGAGGTGGACACCGACGCGGCCCGCGACGGCCGGACGCCGTGGGTCGCCGACGCCGAGCGAAAAGCGAGGCGGCAGTCGGGACTCGACAGGTTCGGGTAG
- a CDS encoding universal stress protein encodes MSLSVEASNMYDRILVPTDGSEQSAVVSHALNVAELCDATVHALYVVDEKALEYQPSEAGREETREARKSEGEEAVANIVEAAEDRGLETVTAIEEGTPSEAIVAYADDENVEMIVMGTHGRSGVDRYVLGSVTEQVVRKSEAPVLTVNLARQRRAVRDDETAVERAKAVLREEGHEVAEVPEAPYRESNTWLVRTVTADGDTFNVHIDAASGESRVAQIRSE; translated from the coding sequence ATGAGTCTCAGCGTCGAAGCGTCGAACATGTACGACCGAATTCTGGTGCCGACCGACGGGAGCGAACAGTCCGCAGTCGTCTCGCACGCGCTGAACGTGGCCGAACTCTGCGACGCGACGGTCCACGCCCTCTACGTCGTGGACGAGAAGGCGCTGGAGTACCAGCCATCCGAGGCCGGGCGCGAGGAGACCCGCGAGGCCCGAAAGTCAGAGGGCGAGGAGGCAGTCGCCAACATCGTGGAGGCGGCCGAAGACCGGGGTCTCGAGACCGTCACCGCCATCGAGGAGGGGACGCCCTCGGAGGCAATCGTCGCCTACGCCGACGACGAGAACGTGGAGATGATTGTGATGGGCACCCACGGCCGGTCGGGGGTGGACCGCTACGTCCTCGGGAGCGTCACCGAGCAGGTCGTCCGCAAGAGCGAGGCCCCGGTGTTGACCGTGAACCTCGCCCGCCAGCGCCGGGCGGTCCGGGACGACGAGACGGCCGTCGAGCGCGCGAAGGCGGTCCTCCGCGAGGAGGGTCACGAGGTGGCCGAGGTGCCCGAAGCGCCGTACCGCGAGAGCAATACGTGGCTGGTCCGGACCGTCACCGCCGACGGAGACACCTTCAACGTCCACATCGACGCCGCCTCGGGCGAATCGCGGGTGGCCCAGATTCGGAGCGAGTGA
- a CDS encoding SAM-dependent methyltransferase, with protein MGETDGTRDISCSPIGMARTPFETRGDAPRQGVEADAVGELVLDDAYAVGLAGIEPGEELLVVWYADEADRSVLEVERGGHRGVFASRSPDRPVPLGLTPCTVAEVDGARVTVRGVDMLDGTPILDLKPPLSGFPHG; from the coding sequence ATGGGCGAGACGGACGGAACGAGGGACATCTCGTGTTCGCCCATCGGGATGGCCCGGACGCCGTTCGAGACCCGCGGGGACGCGCCGCGGCAGGGCGTCGAAGCGGACGCGGTGGGCGAACTCGTCCTCGACGACGCCTACGCGGTCGGACTGGCGGGAATCGAACCGGGCGAGGAGTTGCTGGTCGTCTGGTACGCCGACGAAGCGGACCGGTCGGTGCTGGAAGTCGAACGCGGCGGCCACCGCGGGGTGTTCGCCTCGCGTTCGCCCGACCGACCGGTTCCGCTCGGTCTGACGCCCTGCACGGTGGCGGAGGTGGACGGCGCTCGCGTGACGGTACGGGGCGTGGACATGCTCGACGGGACGCCGATTCTCGACCTGAAGCCGCCGCTCTCGGGGTTTCCACACGGGTGA
- a CDS encoding molybdenum cofactor guanylyltransferase gives MPAGVVVAGGRSTRFGEGDKAVADLAGVPMIRRVADRLAPVVDVLVVNCRADQRASVAAALKGYDRPVRFAIDPDPDEGPMAGIRTGLREVEATDAAYAFVAACDLPFLDADLVAHLFERAASHDAAVPRPTEWFETTHAVYRAKTMADACDDALASGETKIIEPLFELDYVVVEGEELDAFDEASFENVNTRAEFEAAAERLRE, from the coding sequence ATGCCCGCCGGAGTCGTCGTCGCCGGTGGTCGCTCGACGCGGTTCGGCGAGGGCGACAAAGCGGTCGCCGACCTCGCCGGAGTGCCGATGATTCGCCGGGTCGCCGACCGTCTCGCGCCCGTCGTGGACGTTCTCGTGGTCAACTGCCGGGCCGACCAGCGCGCGTCCGTCGCGGCGGCGCTGAAGGGCTACGACCGGCCGGTCCGGTTCGCCATCGACCCCGACCCCGACGAGGGACCGATGGCGGGCATCCGGACCGGCCTGCGCGAAGTCGAAGCCACCGACGCGGCGTACGCCTTCGTCGCGGCCTGCGACCTGCCGTTTCTCGACGCCGACCTCGTGGCTCACCTCTTCGAGCGCGCGGCGTCCCACGACGCCGCGGTCCCTCGGCCGACCGAGTGGTTCGAGACGACTCACGCCGTCTACCGGGCGAAAACGATGGCCGACGCCTGTGACGACGCGCTGGCGTCGGGCGAGACCAAGATTATCGAACCGCTGTTCGAGCTGGACTACGTGGTCGTCGAGGGCGAGGAGTTGGACGCGTTCGACGAGGCGAGTTTCGAGAACGTCAACACCCGCGCGGAGTTCGAGGCCGCCGCGGAGCGCCTGCGGGAGTGA
- the yqeC gene encoding selenium cofactor biosynthesis protein YqeC, with product MNLPEALDAESDLTCVVGAGGKKTTLYALADRLGGEGRTSGRDGTGRAAGTAGGRPVVTATVRIPIFDAHVAEVVVTDDPVAALRSADRFPLGLVPEREREDRYRGYDAETVGTIAAAHDGPVLVKADGARTRWLKAPDEREPQVPATADTVVPIASARVVGESLAEGHVHRPERVAALAGREVGDGIRPADVAAVLASDDGGLKGVAEGATAIPVVNMVDSPELEDVAREIADEVLARADVPRVALTRMVADDPVVAVVE from the coding sequence ATGAACCTGCCCGAAGCCCTCGACGCCGAGTCGGACCTGACCTGCGTCGTCGGCGCGGGCGGGAAGAAGACGACGCTCTACGCGCTGGCCGACCGACTCGGCGGGGAGGGGAGGACCAGCGGGAGGGACGGAACTGGCAGGGCGGCCGGAACCGCCGGGGGTCGGCCGGTCGTCACCGCGACGGTGCGCATCCCCATCTTCGACGCGCACGTCGCCGAGGTGGTCGTGACCGACGACCCCGTGGCGGCGCTCCGGAGCGCCGACCGCTTCCCGCTCGGACTCGTTCCCGAACGCGAGCGCGAGGACCGCTACCGGGGCTACGACGCCGAAACGGTCGGGACCATCGCCGCGGCCCACGACGGTCCGGTCCTCGTGAAGGCCGACGGCGCGCGCACCCGGTGGCTGAAGGCTCCCGACGAGCGCGAACCGCAGGTCCCCGCGACGGCCGACACGGTGGTCCCCATCGCCAGCGCGCGGGTCGTCGGCGAGTCGCTGGCCGAGGGGCACGTCCACCGCCCCGAGCGCGTGGCCGCGCTCGCGGGCCGGGAAGTGGGCGACGGGATTCGGCCCGCGGACGTGGCGGCGGTCCTCGCCAGCGACGACGGCGGTCTGAAGGGGGTTGCGGAGGGCGCGACCGCGATTCCGGTCGTCAACATGGTCGATTCGCCGGAACTGGAGGACGTGGCGCGCGAAATCGCCGACGAGGTGTTGGCCCGCGCCGACGTGCCGCGGGTCGCGCTGACCCGGATGGTCGCCGACGACCCCGTGGTCGCGGTGGTGGAGTGA
- a CDS encoding DUF6653 family protein encodes MPTSFRRRLADADFWERHANPASGWSRVPTGPLLVYAVYTRNWRLLAATVAFVAVNPVLFAEPDSVADESWMTKGVRGEQLWVQGADAGRANLLNVLNVPVFCYALYSAVRRRPARTAALTALAMILKLAFVGRMVKLYERETGRETGGERG; translated from the coding sequence ATGCCAACTTCCTTCCGGCGACGACTCGCCGACGCCGATTTCTGGGAGCGCCACGCCAACCCCGCCAGCGGGTGGTCGCGCGTGCCGACCGGACCCCTGCTGGTGTACGCCGTCTACACCCGCAACTGGAGACTGCTGGCCGCGACAGTTGCGTTCGTCGCTGTCAACCCCGTCCTCTTCGCCGAACCCGACTCGGTGGCCGACGAGAGTTGGATGACGAAGGGAGTCCGTGGCGAGCAGTTGTGGGTGCAGGGCGCGGACGCTGGCCGGGCGAACCTCCTGAACGTCCTCAACGTGCCGGTGTTCTGCTACGCGCTCTACTCGGCCGTCCGGCGGCGGCCCGCCCGGACCGCCGCCCTCACCGCGCTGGCGATGATTCTGAAACTCGCGTTCGTCGGCCGGATGGTGAAACTGTACGAGCGAGAGACCGGCCGGGAGACTGGGGGAGAGCGAGGATGA